The following coding sequences lie in one Asterias amurensis chromosome 18, ASM3211899v1 genomic window:
- the LOC139950776 gene encoding uncharacterized protein → MTFSVPPAKVQSIIYSIRKLLRQQSPTIRDVARIIGLLVSCELAVPYGPLFRRTIENQKNLALSEHNGDFEAKMSFTKEGICDLNWWINELPITFAPMHRHDPNCVIETDASSLVWGAHFNGRTTGGRWSKCEATHHINWLELKACSLALQSFFSEENGVSIHLKSDNITVVAFLKHFGGSGSELLHSLAREIWLWCMARKIWLSSSHLPGVQNILADTASRQFRDDLEWKLNPTICSNITRSALSAVIPTLEGVTVGSHPLVKRLMKGVFNLRPPKARYSHTWDATVVLDYLRTLGSNEGLSLKKLTMKLVVLTALTSGQRCQTLSFMNINSAQVRANSVKFTIEALTKTSRVGKPHAEVDLIAYPHDHLLCATSVLKVYLEKTKSVRGGEKKLFLSYVPPHKAVGSETIGRWIKLGLSDAGIRTDKFTAHSTRAAACSAASRKGVPLATIMKAAGWSRSSTFAKFYDKPVEDTGEYNCFAESILSHSAFSQNK, encoded by the coding sequence ATGACTTTCTCTGTCCCACCTGCAAAGGTACAGAGCATTATTTACTCAATCCGTAAACTTTTACGCCAACAGTCTCCGACAATTCGAGACGTTGCCAGGATAATCGGTCTGTTGGTTTCGTGTGAACTGGCGGTACCGTATGGGCCATTGTTTAGAAGAACAATAGAAAACCAGAAGAACCTGGCATTATCAGAACATAATGGCGATTTTGAAGCAAAAATGAGCTTTACCAAAGAAGGTATTTGTGATTTAAATTGGTGGATAAATGAACTGCCAATAACTTTTGCTCCCATGCATAGACATGACCCTAATTGCGTAATAGAAACTGATGCTTCCAGCTTGGTCTGGGGGGCACATTTCAACGGTCGCACAACAGGCGGCAGATGGTCAAAATGTGAAGCCACTCATCATATCAATTGGCTTGAGTTAAAGGCTTGCTCATTAGCATTGCAATCATTCTTCTCAGAAGAAAACGGTGTTTCAATCCACCTTAAATCTGACAACATTACGGTGGTTGCTTTCCTAAAACACTTTGGTGGCTCGGGATCCGAACTGCTACATTCCTTAGCTAGGGAGATTTGGCTATGGTGCATGGCACGGAAAATTTGGCTGTCCAGTTCACACCTCCCTGGTGTGCAAAATATTCTGGCAGACACGGCATCCCGACAATTTCGGGATGATCTCGAGTGGAAACTTAACCCCACAATTTGTTCAAACATTACCAGAAGTGCCTTGTCGGCAGTGATCCCGACGCTTGAGGGCGTCACAGTGGGCTCTCATCCATTGGTTAAGAGACTGATGAAAGGGGTGTTCAATCTGAGACCACCAAAGGCTCGATACTCACATACATGGGATGCGACTGTGGTGCTGGACTATTTAAGAACTCTCGGTTCTAATGAGGGACTCTCGTTGAAAAAGCTTACCATGAAACTGGTAGTTCTTACTGCCCTTACATCGGGGCAACGTTGCCAGACACTATCTTTTATGAACATTAATTCAGCCCAAGTTAGGGCAAATTCTGTTAAATTTACTATCGAGGCACTTACCAAAACAAGTAGAGTTGGTAAACCTCATGCAGAAGTTGATTTAATTGCTTACCCTCATGATCATTTACTTTGTGCTACGAGTGTTTTAAAAGTTTATCTTGAGAAAACTAAATCTGTCAGAGGTGGAGAAAAGAAACTTTTTCTAAGTTATGTACCACCCCACAAAGCAGTGGGGTCAGAAACGATAGGCAGATGGATAAAGCTAGGACTTTCAGATGCAGGTATAAGGACGGACAAATTTACCGCCCACAGTACACGGGCAGCTGCATGTAGTGCAGCTTCAAGGAAAGGTGTACCACTTGCAACAATCATGAAAGCTGCAGGATGGTCGAGATCATCGACGTTTGCTAAGTTTTATGATAAACCTGTAGAGGATACAGGGGAGTATAATTGTTTTGCTGAGAGTATACTCAGTCATTCTGCTTTTTCACAGAATaagtaa